The window CGTTCTGGCAGCGCCCGATGACCGAGCTTAATCGTATAAACGGCATTCGGATGCACTAGACGCTTCAGCTCACGCGATCCTTGCAGGAAAAGCAGCAGGATACGGATCACTTTCAGACCGCCCCCTGTTGAGCCCGCACATCCGCCAATAAACGCAGAGCACAGAAGCAAAACCGGCAAAAAAAGCGGCCACGATGCGATGCTGTCTGTCGTAAACCCTGCCGTTGTCGCCATGGAAACGACCTGGAAAAATGCCTGATTGATTGTCTGCATACCGCTGTCATAAACGTGGTGGAACCACAGGACAATCGTACATACGGCCACCAGCGACAGCTGAACAAAAATAAACATGCGGAATTCTGGGTCGCGCCAGTATACCTTCAGGCTGCGGCCGCTCAGCAGAGCAAAGTGCAAGCCAAAGTTACAGCCGGAAATCAGCAGGAATATCGCGATGATGGTATTGATCGTTGGGCTGTTGAAGTAACCGATGCTGGCATCGTGAGTGGAGAACCCGCCGACAGACACCGTAGAGAAGCTGTGCCCAATCGCATCAAATACCGGCATCCCAGCCAGCCAAAGCGAGACAGCGCAGGCGATGGTGAGTAAGAGATAAATCAGCCACAGCGTTTTTGCCGTATCGGCAATACGCGGGCGCATTTTGTTTTCCTTCAACGGCCCCGGCATCTCCGCACGATAAAGCTGCATCCCACCAACACCAAGGATCGGCAGGATGGCAACGGCGAGTACGATGATCCCCATCCCACCAAACCATTGCAGCATTTGTCGATAAAACAGGATAGCTTTAGGCAGAGAATCCAGTCCGACCAACGTGGTTGCACCCGTTGTCGTTAACCCAGAGAACGACTCGAAGAAAGCATCCGTCACGCCCAGATTAGGATGTTCAGCAAACAGGAAAGGCAGTGCACCGACGCTTCCCAGCACCGTCCAGAAGAGAACAA is drawn from Pectobacterium aroidearum and contains these coding sequences:
- the trkH gene encoding Trk system potassium transporter TrkH, with the protein product MHLRAITRIVGQLVILFSGTMVIPGLVALIYRDGAGRAFTQTFIVALAIGIMLWLPNRKQKHELKSREGFLIVVLFWTVLGSVGALPFLFAEHPNLGVTDAFFESFSGLTTTGATTLVGLDSLPKAILFYRQMLQWFGGMGIIVLAVAILPILGVGGMQLYRAEMPGPLKENKMRPRIADTAKTLWLIYLLLTIACAVSLWLAGMPVFDAIGHSFSTVSVGGFSTHDASIGYFNSPTINTIIAIFLLISGCNFGLHFALLSGRSLKVYWRDPEFRMFIFVQLSLVAVCTIVLWFHHVYDSGMQTINQAFFQVVSMATTAGFTTDSIASWPLFLPVLLLCSAFIGGCAGSTGGGLKVIRILLLFLQGSRELKRLVHPNAVYTIKLGHRALPERILEAVWGFFSAYALVFIVSMLAVIATGVDDFSAFAAVAATLNNLGPGLGVVAENFTSMNDTAKWILIMTMLFGRLEVFTLLVLFTPTFWRE